Proteins encoded by one window of Rhizobium sullae:
- a CDS encoding competence protein CoiA has product MQYALIDGERRESFPGGRGVCPTCGSAMISKCGARIMHHWAHFGRRNCDPWWENETPWHREWKNRFPEECREISHVAPDGEIHRADIKTPSGIVIEVQHSAMTDAERLSREAFYGNLVWVVDGSVFKQNFDVYHELPAPESELGQDLVWEKAERHMHGTIVGMCVRLSECRLENPEATKARARGGTWLFMHEIRQQVIESYRGHHQYDWVRPRRTWLDATCPVYIDLGGDFMARLETYDESGLPCIYWVWKRRFVRDVMAKADARAVAVRVLPIPATTDRT; this is encoded by the coding sequence ATGCAGTATGCCCTGATCGATGGGGAACGGCGCGAGTCCTTTCCGGGCGGCAGGGGAGTCTGTCCGACGTGCGGATCGGCTATGATTTCCAAGTGCGGTGCGCGCATCATGCATCACTGGGCGCATTTTGGCCGCAGGAACTGCGATCCATGGTGGGAGAACGAGACGCCGTGGCACCGCGAATGGAAGAACAGGTTTCCCGAGGAATGCAGGGAGATCTCTCATGTGGCGCCCGACGGGGAAATCCACCGTGCCGACATAAAGACCCCGTCCGGGATCGTTATCGAGGTGCAGCACTCGGCGATGACGGATGCGGAACGGCTGTCGCGGGAAGCCTTCTACGGGAACCTGGTGTGGGTGGTCGACGGTAGCGTCTTCAAGCAGAACTTCGACGTCTATCACGAACTTCCGGCTCCGGAGTCCGAGCTGGGTCAGGACCTCGTGTGGGAGAAAGCCGAGCGGCACATGCACGGCACGATCGTCGGGATGTGCGTCCGGCTTTCCGAGTGCAGGCTTGAGAACCCGGAGGCGACGAAGGCGCGCGCCCGGGGCGGGACCTGGCTCTTCATGCACGAGATCAGGCAGCAGGTGATCGAATCGTATCGAGGGCATCATCAATACGACTGGGTCCGCCCGCGCCGGACATGGCTGGATGCGACCTGTCCGGTCTACATCGACCTCGGCGGTGACTTCATGGCCCGGCTCGAGACCTATGACGAGTCTGGCCTCCCGTGCATCTACTGGGTGTGGAAGCGCAGGTTCGTCCGCGACGTGATGGCGAAGGCCGACGCTCGAGCCGTTGCGGTCAGGGTCTTGCCCATTCCGGCCACTACCGACCGAACGTAG
- a CDS encoding WGR domain-containing protein, which translates to MIAQPYQLYVERKDHAKNMARFYSMSIDANLFGELCLTRRWGRIGAKGQTLIHHFEREQDAFALFLDLTRQKRARGYRTRSAAARESDSAAPSIVIELGANR; encoded by the coding sequence ATGATCGCACAGCCGTACCAGCTCTATGTCGAACGCAAGGACCACGCCAAGAACATGGCTCGCTTCTATTCGATGTCGATCGACGCCAACCTGTTCGGTGAACTTTGCCTGACCCGGCGATGGGGCCGGATCGGCGCCAAGGGCCAGACGTTGATCCATCACTTCGAGCGGGAGCAGGATGCGTTTGCCCTGTTCCTGGACCTAACTCGACAGAAGCGCGCCCGAGGCTATCGAACGAGGTCAGCCGCCGCCCGAGAATCTGATAGTGCCGCTCCTTCTATCGTCATCGAGCTTGGGGCAAATAGGTGA
- a CDS encoding thermonuclease family protein, which yields MRQILTGAISATVLLGAISAVPHVEAAQSGQFARFQKCASGARYNCVVDGDTLWISGQKVRVADIDAPEISTPKCASELALGNKATDRLIELVSEGPFQLQAWPGRDTDRYGRELRVLVRDGRSLGDRLVSEGLARTWSGRREPWC from the coding sequence GTGAGACAAATTTTGACGGGCGCCATTTCCGCCACCGTTCTGCTAGGGGCCATCTCGGCTGTCCCGCACGTTGAAGCGGCGCAATCCGGTCAATTCGCAAGGTTCCAAAAGTGTGCGTCCGGCGCCCGTTACAACTGCGTCGTCGACGGTGATACGCTGTGGATCAGCGGCCAGAAGGTGAGGGTTGCCGACATCGACGCCCCGGAGATCAGCACCCCGAAATGCGCCTCGGAACTGGCACTCGGCAACAAGGCAACAGACCGGTTGATCGAGCTCGTCAGCGAAGGGCCATTCCAACTCCAGGCGTGGCCAGGCCGCGATACGGATCGCTACGGTCGTGAGCTCCGTGTTCTTGTCCGGGACGGGCGAAGCCTCGGCGATCGGCTGGTCTCGGAAGGCCTGGCGCGGACCTGGTCGGGACGCCGCGAACCGTGGTGTTGA